The Euphorbia lathyris chromosome 2, ddEupLath1.1, whole genome shotgun sequence genome includes a window with the following:
- the LOC136216649 gene encoding phospholipase A(1) DAD1, chloroplastic-like has product MNLPLLSPNPSNSPYFPFKSPPIITSNSHRLPLNYKKHLNSSHFNSVSTKIGKNWMNYQGKNNWEGLLNPLDENLRNEILRYGQFVEAAYNSFDFDPSSPSYATCKFPKNSLFSRSGFAGNGYKMTKNLKATCGLKLPRWFDRSPSWVSTRTSWIGYVAVCVDKNEIARLGRRDVVIAYRGTATCLEWLENLRATLTCLSETKSRCGGPMVESGFLSLYTSATDTCPSLQSMVKDEIERVIKMYGDDEMPLSFTVTGHSLGAALATLTAHDIKSSFSNESMVTVMSFGGPRVGNKSFRCQLDNGGTRILRIVNSDDLITKVPGFVIDNDDVASNEDVCLVGLLNWLHKHVRSTQWRYADVGQELRLSSKESPSMNKRDVATCHDLSTYLHLVRDL; this is encoded by the coding sequence ATGAATCTCCCTCTCCTATCTCCAAATCCATCGAATTCCCCCTATTTCCCCTTCAAATCACCTCCGATCATCACCTCCAATTCTCACCGTCTTCCTCTCAATTACAAAAAACACCTCAATTCCTCCCATTTCAACTCCGTTTCTACTAAGATCGGAAAAAATTGGATGAATTATCAAGGGAAGAACAATTGGGAAGGTCTGCTTAATCCGCTCGATGAAAATCTACGCAACGAAATCTTACGGTATGGTCAATTTGTTGAAGCTGCTTATAATTCCTTCGATTTCGatccttcttctccttcttatgCTACCTGTAAATTCCCCAAAAATTCTCTGTTTTCTCGATCTGGTTTCGCCGGAAACGGTTATAAAATGACGAAGAATCTAAAAGCGACCTGCGGTTTAAAATTACCGCGGTGGTTCGATAGATCCCCGAGCTGGGTTTCGACTCGGACCAGCTGGATTGGATACGTCGCCGTTTGCGTGGATAAAAACGAGATAGCGAGATTGGGTCGACGCGACGTCGTAATAGCGTATAGAGGTACTGCCACGTGTCTAGAATGGCTGGAGAATTTACGTGCTACTTTGACGTGTTTATCGGAGACTAAAAGTCGGTGTGGTGGGCCCATGGTGGAAAGTGGGTTTTTGAGCTTGTACACTTCAGCTACTGACACGTGTCCTAGTCTACAGAGCATGGTAaaagatgagattgaaagggTAATTAAAATGTACGGTGATGATGAAATGCCACTCAGTTTTACCGTGACCGGTCACAGTTTAGGTGCTGCGCTGGCTACACTTACGGCGCACGATATTAAGTCGAGTTTCTCGAATGAGTCGATGGTGACGGTTATGTCGTTCGGTGGGCCACGTGTGGGGAATAAGAGTTTTAGGTGCCAGCTCGATAATGGTGGGACTAGGATATTACGTATAGTGAATTCGGATGATTTGATCACGAAAGTACCCGGATTTGTGATTGATAATGACGATGTGGCGAGTAATGAGGATGTATGCTTGGTTGGACTACTTAACTGGCTACATAAGCACGTGAGAAGCACGCAGTGGAGATATGCTGACGTCGGACAAGAATTAAGACTTAGTAGTAAAGAGTCTCCATCTATGAATAAAAGGGATGTTGCCACGTGTCATGATTTGAGCACTTATCTCCACTTAGTGAGGGATTTGTGA